A single window of Periophthalmus magnuspinnatus isolate fPerMag1 chromosome 22, fPerMag1.2.pri, whole genome shotgun sequence DNA harbors:
- the LOC117390279 gene encoding regulator of G-protein signaling 6-like isoform X1, with translation MAEGSREQGAPGSTDPEEDSPNMIVYRKIEDIVTRIQDEKAGGVSIRTVKSFLSKIPSVVSGADIVQWLMKNLSIEDPAEAIHLGSLIAAHGYIFPISDHVLTLKDDGTLYRFQSPYFWPSNCWEPENTDYAIYLCKRTMQNKARLELADYEAENLARLQRAFARKWEFIFMQAEAQVKIDRKKDKAERKILDSQERAFWDVHRPVPGCVNTTEMDIRKCRREKNPHRVKKSVYGVPDDGQSQPSPVHISSQPARKPTKEDVQKEISFLNTQLDRHCMKVSKVADSLMGYTEQFMEYDPLVSALEPSNPWITDDTTFWDMETSKDPNQQRVKKWGFSLEEALKDPAGRDMFLKFLESEFSSENLRFWLAVQDLKRRPLQEVSSRAHEIWQEFLAEGAPSPINLDSHSYERTSQNLKDPGRYSYEDAQEHIFKLMKSDSYARFLRSNIYQDLLLARKKPPADPDQGRRTSLEKFTRSVGKSLTGKRLTGLMQSS, from the exons attgaAGATATTGTCACAAGAATACAAGATGAGAAAGCAGGAGGCGTGTCCATCAGGACTGTCAAAAGTTTCCTCTCAAAGATTCCCAGCGTCGTATCAG GGGCAGACATTGTGCAGTGGCTGATGAAAAACTTGAGTATTGAAGATCCAG CTGAAGCCATCCACCTGGGGAGCCTCATTGCTGCACACGGCTACATCTTTCCCATCTCTGACCATGTCCTGACACTCAAAGATGATGGAACCCTTTACCGTTTTCAG TCTCCATACTTCTGGCCTTCAAACTGCTGGGAGCCTGAGAACACAGACTATG CCATTTACTTGTGCAAGAGAACCATGCAGAATAAAGCCAGACTTGAGCTAGCTGATTATGAAGCC GAGAACCTTGCGCGGCTGCAGAGGGCTTTTGCCAGGAAGTGGGAATTCATTTTCATGCAGGCTGAGGCTCAAGTCAA AATCGACAGGAAGAAGGACAAGGCCGAAAGGAAGATCTTGGACAGCCAAGAGAGGGCGTTTTGGGACGTCCATCGGCCAGTG CCAGGCTGCGTCAACACAACAGAGATGGACATCCGCAAGTGCCGGAGAGAGAAGAACCCACACAGGGTGAAGAAG TCAGTGTATGGCGTTCCAGATGATGGCCAGAGTCAACCCAGTCCGGTGCACATCAGCTCACAGCCAGCCCGGAAGCCCACAAAAGAGGATGTACAGAAGGAA ATCTCCTTCCTGAACACCCAGCTGGACAGACACTGCATGAAAGTGTCCAAGGTCGCGGACAGTCTGATGGGCTACACCGAGCAGTTCATGGAGTACGACCCCCTCGTGTCCGCCCTGGAGCCCTCCAATCCTTGGATCACCGATGACACTACCTTCTGGGACATGGAGACCAG TAAGGACCCCAACCAGCAGCGGGTGAAGAAATGGGGGTTTTCTCTCGAGGAGGCACTCAAGGATCCAGCTGGGCGAGACATGTTCCTGAAGTTCCTTGAGTCAGAATTTAGCTCAGAGAATCTTCG ATTCTGGTTGGCAGTGCAGGACCTGAAGCGGCGGCCATTGCAGGAGGTGTCGTCCCGTGCTCATGAGATCTGGCAGGAGTTTCTGGCTGAAGGAGCACCGAGCCCCATCAACCTGGACTCCCACAGCTACGAGCGCACCAGCCAGAACCTCAAAGACCCCGGGCGCTACAGCTACGAGGACGCCCAG GAGCACATATTCAAGCTAATGAAAAGTGACAGCTATGCACGATTTTTGAGATCCAACATCTACCAAGACCTGTTGTTAGCCAGGAAAAAG CCACCTGCAGACCCCGACCAGGGCCGCCGCACCTCCCTGGAGAAGTTCACCCGCAGTGTG GGGAAGTCGTTGACAGGAAAGCGTCTCACCGGCCTCATGCAGTCCTCCTGA
- the LOC117390279 gene encoding regulator of G-protein signaling 6-like isoform X2 produces the protein MAEGSREQGAPGSTDPEEDSPNMIVYRKIEDIVTRIQDEKAGGVSIRTVKSFLSKIPSVVSGADIVQWLMKNLSIEDPAEAIHLGSLIAAHGYIFPISDHVLTLKDDGTLYRFQSPYFWPSNCWEPENTDYAIYLCKRTMQNKARLELADYEAENLARLQRAFARKWEFIFMQAEAQVKIDRKKDKAERKILDSQERAFWDVHRPVPGCVNTTEMDIRKCRREKNPHRVKKSVYGVPDDGQSQPSPVHISSQPARKPTKEDVQKEISFLNTQLDRHCMKVSKVADSLMGYTEQFMEYDPLVSALEPSNPWITDDTTFWDMETSKDPNQQRVKKWGFSLEEALKDPAGRDMFLKFLESEFSSENLRFWLAVQDLKRRPLQEVSSRAHEIWQEFLAEGAPSPINLDSHSYERTSQNLKDPGRYSYEDAQEHIFKLMKSDSYARFLRSNIYQDLLLARKKGKSLTGKRLTGLMQSS, from the exons attgaAGATATTGTCACAAGAATACAAGATGAGAAAGCAGGAGGCGTGTCCATCAGGACTGTCAAAAGTTTCCTCTCAAAGATTCCCAGCGTCGTATCAG GGGCAGACATTGTGCAGTGGCTGATGAAAAACTTGAGTATTGAAGATCCAG CTGAAGCCATCCACCTGGGGAGCCTCATTGCTGCACACGGCTACATCTTTCCCATCTCTGACCATGTCCTGACACTCAAAGATGATGGAACCCTTTACCGTTTTCAG TCTCCATACTTCTGGCCTTCAAACTGCTGGGAGCCTGAGAACACAGACTATG CCATTTACTTGTGCAAGAGAACCATGCAGAATAAAGCCAGACTTGAGCTAGCTGATTATGAAGCC GAGAACCTTGCGCGGCTGCAGAGGGCTTTTGCCAGGAAGTGGGAATTCATTTTCATGCAGGCTGAGGCTCAAGTCAA AATCGACAGGAAGAAGGACAAGGCCGAAAGGAAGATCTTGGACAGCCAAGAGAGGGCGTTTTGGGACGTCCATCGGCCAGTG CCAGGCTGCGTCAACACAACAGAGATGGACATCCGCAAGTGCCGGAGAGAGAAGAACCCACACAGGGTGAAGAAG TCAGTGTATGGCGTTCCAGATGATGGCCAGAGTCAACCCAGTCCGGTGCACATCAGCTCACAGCCAGCCCGGAAGCCCACAAAAGAGGATGTACAGAAGGAA ATCTCCTTCCTGAACACCCAGCTGGACAGACACTGCATGAAAGTGTCCAAGGTCGCGGACAGTCTGATGGGCTACACCGAGCAGTTCATGGAGTACGACCCCCTCGTGTCCGCCCTGGAGCCCTCCAATCCTTGGATCACCGATGACACTACCTTCTGGGACATGGAGACCAG TAAGGACCCCAACCAGCAGCGGGTGAAGAAATGGGGGTTTTCTCTCGAGGAGGCACTCAAGGATCCAGCTGGGCGAGACATGTTCCTGAAGTTCCTTGAGTCAGAATTTAGCTCAGAGAATCTTCG ATTCTGGTTGGCAGTGCAGGACCTGAAGCGGCGGCCATTGCAGGAGGTGTCGTCCCGTGCTCATGAGATCTGGCAGGAGTTTCTGGCTGAAGGAGCACCGAGCCCCATCAACCTGGACTCCCACAGCTACGAGCGCACCAGCCAGAACCTCAAAGACCCCGGGCGCTACAGCTACGAGGACGCCCAG GAGCACATATTCAAGCTAATGAAAAGTGACAGCTATGCACGATTTTTGAGATCCAACATCTACCAAGACCTGTTGTTAGCCAGGAAAAAG GGGAAGTCGTTGACAGGAAAGCGTCTCACCGGCCTCATGCAGTCCTCCTGA